The genome window CAAACTTCATACCCAGCTCCGCAGCCAGGTCACGGCCAAGGGTCAGCAGCACTTCCGCCAGGCCCGGATAATAGGCCGGGTCAATGGTGTTGGAAGCCAGGAAAGCATGAAGACCGAAGGAAGTCACGCCTTCCTTCTTCAGGATGGTCAGGGCCTCCCGCAGCTGGGGCAGGGTCATGCCGTATTTTGCTTCGCCTGGATTGCCCATAATGGTATTACCGATAGAGAACTGTCCGCCGGGATTGTACCGCAGGCAGACACAGGACGGGAATCCGCCGTGGGTCCGCAGCAGGTCCACATCCGTCAGGTCATCCAGGTTGATAAAGGCACCGAGCTCGCGCGCCTGGGTGAACTCCTCCGGCGGCATGGCGTTGGCGGAAAGAATGATCCCCTCCCCGGAGAAACCGCAGGCTTTCGCCAGGGTCAGCTCTGTGGCTGAGGAGCAGTCCAGGCCGCAGCCCTCCTCCTTCAGGATCCGCAGGATGGACGGATTCGGCAGTGCCTTGACCGCGAAGTATTCCCGGAAATCACCGCACCAGGCAAACGCCGCCTTCAGTCGGCGGGCACGGGCGCGGATCCCCTGTTCATCATAGAGATGAAAAGGCGTCGGGAACTGCTCCGCGGCGCGGACAAAGACCTCATCGTCCAGGGAAAAGTTAGGCATGGGAAAGCCCCCCCTTACTTTAATTCAAATTCAAAGGAATCGGCGAGATCGCCGTCCACATAGTAAGCCATACGGTAAATGCCCTTCGGATAACCGCTTTCTTCCAGGAAGGAAAACAGCCCCATATCTTTCAGGGAAATATACCAGGTATCATCTTTCATATACTCCGGTCCGTAGAACCAGTTGCTCTCATACCGGTAGTTGACGTTTTGCGGATCAGTCAGCGAAACCAGCAGGGATTTCCCCTCTATCGCTTCCGTTACAAAGTATGTGGAGGAGGAATAGAAGAACGCGCGTCCGCTGCGAAGCAGTTCCTCCGTCACTTCCGTAACGGGAACCGGGGCTTTTCCTTCTTCCTGTTCTTCCGCGATCGCGGTCACCAACGGACGGAAGTTGTAATCCGTAAGAGGCTTCACCCTGGGAACAGAGAAGCATACATATTTTTCCGGCACGCTGTCCGGCATCCCCGCGGAAGCCACAATGCCGGTAAAGTAGAGCCGGCCGGGCGTCAGCAGGTACGAAACGGTACGGATGTTCGTTTCCGCGGGAACATAGTTGAAATAGCCGTTGCCTGAGTCCACCAGGAGCAGGTACAGCGATTCGCCTTCCGCTTTCTCCGGCAGGGTCATCTCACTCCAGTCGATGACCACCCGGTTTTTGCGCAGGGTCACCGTCAGCCCCTCCGGTGCTTCTCCCCATCCGGGTATACCGTCCAGGAGCATCGCCGCGTCCGTCAGGCTGACCGCCAGGGTTTCCGGAAGTTCCGCCAGGTACCGGTTGACACCTTCCGCCCATTCAGCGGTGATGATACCCAGCAGACGGCCATCCGTACCAAGCACAGGGCTTCCCGGTGACACCGGGCCCGTCAGGGTCAGCAGGCAGCAAGGCTCTCCGTTCCGGATCACTTCCTCCGCGCCAAGTACGCCGCGGTTGATCCGGGATCCCCACTCGTCCGCGTCCCGGACGATGCAGTCGGAAACCTGGAGGTTGTCCCGCGGGAACAGGAAAGGCCAGGCCGTATACCGGCAGGGCTTGGTTTCATCCTCGTCAAAGCAGACGGTGGCAAGCCGGCCGTCCCGGTCCGGGATCACCGCAAGCACTTCCCAGAAATTCACCCCGTCCGAAACAACCAGCTGATCCGTATTATCCGGCAGGGAAACCGTTGAGATCACGGCGATTCCTTCGGTAACCGGTACAGCGGAAGAAACCCATACCGGACTCTCCGCCCCGTAATCCCAAAGGTCAAGAAGCTCCGACGGCCTTGTTTCCTCCGCGCAGGAGCAGGAGAAAACCAGCAGCAGCGCCGCCAGCAGCAGAAGCGTCCATTTCTTCATGTGTTTCTCCTTTCCGCTACTCCCTGTAATCCTGCAGGGAAACAGATACCATCCGGCTGACGCCCTGTTCCTCCATGGCTACGCCGTAGAGGCCGTTCGCCCGTTCCATGGTTCCCTTGCGGTGGGTAATGACCACAAACTGGGTGGACGCGGAATACTCCGCCAGGTAATCAGCAAAATATCCGATATTGGCGTCATCCAGCGCCGCCTCAATCTCATCCAGGATACAGAAGGGCGTCGGCTTCAGCTTCAGGGTGGCAAAGAGGATAGCAATGGCGGTCAGTGTCCGCTCGCCGCCGGAAAGCAGTGAAAGCAGCTGCAGCTTCTTTCCAGGGGGCTGGGCATTGATCTCGATCCCGCAGTTCAGCGGATCCTCCGGATCCATCAGGATCAGCTCGGCATGGCCGCCGCCGAAGAGACGTTCAAAGGTTTCAGAGAAATATCCCTGCAGGAGCGAGAATTGCTCCACAAAGGTTTCCTTCATGCTGGCCAGCAGGCGGGTGATCAGGTCCTTCAGGTCCTTCTCCGCCTTTTCCAGGTCCTCCCGCTGGGCGATAATCTCATCCGTCCGCGCTTTCGTATCCGCGTATTCTTCCACCGCCCGAACGTTCACCGGACCCAGGGCACGGATCTCCGCGGAAAGCTGTGCCGCCTCGCGGTCCGCCTCGGTCAGGCTGAAGCCTTCGGTCATGCGGAATTCTTCCGCGCCGGCGTCGGTAATCTCGTAAGTATTCCAGATCCGGTCCCGCAGGGCCTTGAGGTCTCCCTCTGTCCGGGCACGGCTGAGTTCCAGCCGGTGGGCACGGTCTGTATCCCGCTGCCGGGATTCATGCAGGCCCTCGATCTCCGCCAGGATCTCCTTCAGCCGCTCCTGTTTTCCGGAGCGGTCCTCTTCCAGGGCTTTGCAGATCTGCTCCCGGCGGGCCTGTTCAAGCCTTCCCTGTTCCAGGTCCTTCATGGCAGCCGCGGAAGCTTCCAGGTCGCCCTCTTCCGCTTTCTCCATATCCGCCAGCTGTGTGCGGCGGCGTTCCTGCTCCGCGGTCATCCGTTTCCGGTCCTGCTCATAGCGCGCGCGGTCCCGCTGCAGG of Aristaeella lactis contains these proteins:
- a CDS encoding diaminopimelate decarboxylase, with translation MPNFSLDDEVFVRAAEQFPTPFHLYDEQGIRARARRLKAAFAWCGDFREYFAVKALPNPSILRILKEEGCGLDCSSATELTLAKACGFSGEGIILSANAMPPEEFTQARELGAFINLDDLTDVDLLRTHGGFPSCVCLRYNPGGQFSIGNTIMGNPGEAKYGMTLPQLREALTILKKEGVTSFGLHAFLASNTIDPAYYPGLAEVLLTLGRDLAAELGMKFAFVDLSGGISIPYKPEDKEPDIEQVGEGVRKVYEKIFPEGGVAIKTELGRWMTGPCGWLVTHAVHEKKIYRDYIGVDACAVNLMRPAMYGAYHHVTVCGKRDLPADHVYDITGSLCENNDKFAWERKLPEIRIGDLLLIHDTGAHGSAMGYNYNGRLRGAEVLYTAEGNYRLIRRAETAADYFATLDVDPAYSTISPGR